In Motilibacter rhizosphaerae, a genomic segment contains:
- a CDS encoding tyrosine-type recombinase/integrase, whose amino-acid sequence PAGGLAVRLGEPLLDAYLEFVGARSRANTLLATAFDLKVFFGVVAKSPAAVTPGDVLGFVTAQRAGTASPSPVVVAPDGPGGVSVRTVRRRLSSVSGLFAFLHARGDVPANPVPRSLPTRRERSRPRQGVPLLRPPRTLPTVLSPADVDALTGALRTHRDRAMVAAMVLGGLRRCEVLGLRMQDLQFAERRVFIADGKGGHQRLIPVSGRFFAAVRDYLELERPPHAPTERVFVVLKGPTRGQPLSASGVDEVLDGARRRAGLSRATCHQLRHTCLTRLREAGMALEAIQAQAGHASIESTRIYLHLGDDWLAGQYRRAADALDAQALAGQPAPVLNLRGRR is encoded by the coding sequence CCCGGCCGGGGGGCTGGCGGTCCGGTTGGGTGAGCCGCTGCTCGACGCCTACCTCGAGTTCGTGGGCGCCCGGTCCCGGGCGAACACGTTGCTGGCGACCGCGTTCGATCTGAAGGTGTTCTTCGGCGTGGTCGCCAAGTCGCCAGCGGCTGTCACGCCCGGCGACGTCCTCGGGTTCGTCACCGCGCAGCGTGCCGGCACCGCCAGCCCTTCTCCCGTCGTTGTGGCGCCCGACGGCCCGGGAGGTGTGTCGGTGCGGACGGTGCGGCGGCGGTTGTCCTCGGTGTCGGGGCTGTTCGCGTTCCTCCACGCCCGCGGCGACGTCCCTGCGAACCCGGTGCCGCGCTCGCTGCCGACCCGCCGAGAACGGTCCCGCCCGCGGCAAGGAGTGCCGCTGCTGCGCCCGCCCCGCACCCTGCCGACGGTCCTGTCCCCTGCCGATGTCGACGCACTGACCGGCGCGCTGCGCACGCACCGGGACCGGGCGATGGTCGCCGCGATGGTGCTCGGCGGGCTACGTCGCTGCGAGGTCCTCGGCCTGCGGATGCAGGACCTCCAGTTCGCCGAGAGGCGGGTGTTCATCGCGGACGGGAAGGGCGGACACCAGCGCCTCATCCCCGTGTCCGGCCGCTTCTTCGCCGCGGTCAGGGACTACCTCGAGCTCGAACGCCCACCCCACGCTCCGACCGAGCGGGTGTTCGTGGTGCTCAAAGGCCCCACCCGCGGGCAGCCGCTGTCCGCATCCGGCGTCGATGAGGTCCTCGACGGCGCCCGCCGCCGCGCCGGGCTGTCCCGCGCGACGTGCCACCAGCTGCGCCACACCTGCCTGACCCGGCTGCGTGAGGCCGGCATGGCCCTCGAGGCGATCCAGGCCCAGGCCGGGCACGCCTCGATCGAGTCGACGCGCATCTACCTCCACCTCGGCGACGACTGGCTCGCCGGGCAGTACCGGCGCGCCGCGGACGCTCTCGACGCCCAAGCCCTCGCCGGGCAGCCCGCGCCCGTGCTGAACCTGCGGGGCCGGCGGTGA